From Caminibacter mediatlanticus TB-2, the proteins below share one genomic window:
- a CDS encoding TrkH family potassium uptake protein, with amino-acid sequence MDRKSIKNIIKFLSLIGIFVNIFFLIPLITGIIYEENIKGFIYYELISISLFSIILFLLKNHKIKMHSKDAILSVNIVWIMLGILGAIPLMLLTNINFYDAFFESISGFTTTGATIYNNISDLPKTILILRSTMHWIGGMGIIVLSTGLLSIINPTGTLTLFKSESTGITIEKITPKLKHTALKLWGVYILLTILDLILLKIEGMNLFDAINHAFATISTGGFSTKNESLGYWVNNYYILWTTTIFMILSGINFIAHIKILKGDFSGYKSEEVKWYIYLIIILSLGVSLIHFISSNDSLFFAITNGFFTISSILTTTGFATVDYSTWGQAAISLIIIAMLIGGNAGSTAGGIKVIRYIVMFKNLKAQIKKILSPYVITSIKIDNKKIPENIINNVSAFIFLYLLTVTFISLYLFANNYDALTSISAAIACVGNIGPGFGHVGPVDNFSFFSNTQKIILSIGMIIGRLEFYTFLLLFSRDFWKKF; translated from the coding sequence ATGGATAGAAAATCTATAAAAAATATAATTAAATTTTTAAGTTTGATTGGGATATTTGTTAATATTTTCTTTCTAATTCCTCTTATTACTGGAATAATTTATGAAGAAAATATCAAAGGTTTTATTTATTATGAATTAATTTCTATTTCATTATTTTCCATAATTTTATTCTTACTTAAAAATCATAAAATTAAGATGCATTCAAAAGATGCAATACTTAGTGTTAATATTGTATGGATTATGCTTGGAATTTTAGGCGCAATCCCTCTTATGTTACTTACTAATATAAACTTTTATGATGCTTTTTTTGAAAGTATAAGTGGATTTACAACAACAGGAGCTACAATCTATAATAATATTTCTGATTTACCAAAAACAATATTAATCCTCAGAAGTACAATGCATTGGATTGGAGGTATGGGAATAATAGTACTAAGTACAGGACTATTAAGTATTATAAACCCAACAGGCACTCTTACTCTTTTTAAATCAGAATCCACAGGAATTACAATTGAAAAAATAACTCCTAAATTAAAACATACTGCATTAAAGTTATGGGGTGTTTATATACTTTTGACAATATTAGACTTAATATTATTAAAAATAGAAGGAATGAATTTATTTGATGCAATAAATCATGCATTTGCAACAATCTCAACCGGTGGATTTTCTACTAAAAATGAATCACTTGGATATTGGGTTAATAATTATTATATTTTATGGACTACAACTATTTTTATGATTTTATCTGGAATAAACTTTATTGCTCATATAAAAATATTAAAAGGTGATTTTTCAGGGTACAAAAGTGAAGAAGTGAAGTGGTATATTTATTTAATAATAATCCTTAGTTTAGGTGTTAGTTTAATTCATTTTATATCCTCAAATGACTCTTTGTTTTTTGCTATTACTAATGGTTTTTTTACAATAAGCTCTATTTTAACAACAACAGGATTTGCAACAGTCGACTACTCAACATGGGGTCAAGCAGCCATCTCACTAATAATTATTGCAATGTTAATTGGAGGTAATGCAGGTAGTACAGCAGGAGGCATTAAAGTAATAAGATATATTGTAATGTTTAAAAATTTGAAAGCTCAAATAAAAAAAATTCTATCTCCATACGTTATAACTTCCATAAAAATTGATAACAAAAAAATTCCAGAAAATATTATAAATAATGTAAGTGCTTTTATTTTTTTATACCTATTAACAGTAACATTTATTAGCTTATATTTATTTGCAAATAATTACGATGCCCTAACATCTATTAGTGCAGCAATAGCATGTGTAGGAAATATTGGACCAGGTTTTGGACACGTAGGTCCAGTTGATAATTTTTCATTTTTTAGTAATACCCAAAAAATTATTTTATCAATTGGAATGATTATAGGAAGACTTGAATTTTATACTTTTTTACTACTATTTAGCAGAGATTTTTGGAAAAAATTCTAA
- the dxr gene encoding 1-deoxy-D-xylulose-5-phosphate reductoisomerase, with product MIVLGSTGSIGVNTLEIAKKFNLEIEGLVAGNNYELLNKQIKEYNPKYVVVKDKETAKKVDFKNVKYGEEAILEVIENSKSKIVVNALVGEAGLKPTLKAQECNKKIALANKESLVIAGKFIDISKITPIDSEHFGLWYLLNGKWRIENGELNNKLKKLYITASGGALRDWELEKIKNATLEEVLKHPNWCMGVKITIDSATMVNKLFELLEARWLFNTKNIDAFIETKSIIHALVEWVDGSTTAHISKTDMKLPIAFALLNEVKEEILKPVDLVEVGSLEFRKIDIKRYPMWRIKELLLENPDLGVVVNTSNEYAINKFLNKVISFGDISSIILKCIEKFNKIKINNIEDIFEIKNEIKAFCESDII from the coding sequence ATGATAGTTTTAGGCTCTACTGGAAGTATAGGAGTAAATACATTAGAAATTGCTAAGAAGTTTAATTTAGAAATAGAAGGATTAGTTGCTGGGAATAATTATGAGCTTCTAAATAAACAGATAAAAGAATATAATCCAAAATATGTTGTTGTAAAAGATAAAGAGACTGCAAAAAAAGTTGATTTTAAAAATGTAAAATATGGAGAAGAAGCAATACTTGAAGTTATAGAAAACTCAAAAAGTAAAATAGTAGTAAATGCCTTAGTAGGAGAGGCTGGACTAAAACCTACTTTAAAAGCACAAGAGTGTAATAAAAAAATAGCCTTAGCTAATAAAGAATCTCTTGTAATTGCTGGAAAGTTTATAGATATTTCTAAAATTACTCCAATTGATAGTGAGCATTTTGGACTTTGGTATTTATTAAATGGAAAATGGAGAATTGAGAATGGAGAATTAAATAATAAATTAAAAAAACTTTATATAACAGCAAGTGGAGGGGCTTTGAGAGATTGGGAGTTAGAAAAAATAAAAAATGCAACACTCGAAGAAGTGTTAAAACATCCTAATTGGTGTATGGGGGTTAAAATTACAATAGATTCAGCTACAATGGTAAATAAACTATTTGAACTACTTGAAGCAAGATGGCTTTTTAATACTAAAAATATTGATGCTTTTATTGAAACAAAATCAATTATTCACGCACTTGTTGAATGGGTTGATGGAAGCACAACAGCTCATATATCAAAAACTGATATGAAACTTCCAATTGCATTTGCTTTATTAAATGAAGTTAAAGAAGAGATATTAAAACCTGTTGATTTAGTTGAGGTTGGAAGTTTAGAATTTAGAAAAATTGATATAAAAAGATATCCTATGTGGAGGATAAAAGAACTTTTACTGGAAAATCCAGATTTAGGAGTTGTAGTTAATACTTCTAATGAATATGCTATAAATAAATTTCTTAATAAAGTGATTAGTTTTGGTGATATAAGCAGTATTATTTTAAAATGTATCGAAAAGTTTAATAAAATAAAAATAAATAATATTGAAGATATTTTTGAAATTAAAAATGAAATAAAGGCTTTTTGTGAGAGTGATATTATTTGA
- a CDS encoding NFACT RNA binding domain-containing protein — protein sequence MKAFVLKKIAEKLKTYKIIKKAFRVDENLILIQFDNDKYYFDLTKGSGDIYINIDYPLVKKFKAPFDIVLEKKFTKSKLLDVVAKERILTIIAQNQNRFKSEIVKIRFEFTGRYTNAIILDEEDNILESLRHISENISSRVIKPGIKLEELPSIEIKEKEFEIEDIEKYTQELFNKKYQNRLNQKKESILNKINKKIKEIEKKLNSIEDEDKLLNKAKKYQNYADILMANLYKIKPYDKEFVGEDFEGNKVVIPLPILKNINEVGNYYYKLSKKAKQKAKNLHIEKEHLNSQLEFLQNYKKLVENSKNISDLNTYQPPKKEKKEDENIAKFYFDDYLILVGKNEKGNIKLLKQSNANDLWLHIKNYPGSHVIVKNNKLSLNDDIIKKAAKFAIAFSGKNEGEVDYTKRKFVKIKEGANVEYGKYSTIKVKL from the coding sequence ATGAAAGCATTTGTATTAAAAAAGATAGCTGAAAAACTAAAAACTTATAAAATTATAAAAAAAGCTTTTAGAGTTGATGAGAATTTAATTTTAATTCAGTTTGATAATGATAAATATTATTTTGATTTAACAAAAGGAAGTGGAGATATTTATATAAATATTGACTATCCTCTCGTTAAAAAATTTAAAGCTCCATTTGATATAGTCCTTGAAAAAAAGTTTACAAAATCAAAACTTTTAGATGTAGTTGCAAAAGAGAGAATTCTTACAATAATTGCTCAAAATCAAAATAGATTTAAAAGTGAAATTGTAAAGATTAGATTTGAATTCACAGGAAGATATACAAATGCGATAATTTTAGATGAAGAAGATAACATTTTAGAATCTCTAAGACATATTAGTGAGAATATTTCTTCAAGGGTAATAAAACCTGGTATAAAGCTTGAAGAATTACCTTCAATTGAAATTAAAGAAAAAGAATTTGAAATAGAAGATATTGAAAAATATACACAAGAGCTTTTTAATAAGAAATATCAAAATAGATTAAATCAAAAAAAAGAATCAATTTTAAATAAAATTAATAAGAAAATAAAAGAGATAGAAAAAAAATTAAATAGTATTGAAGATGAAGATAAGCTTTTAAACAAAGCTAAAAAATATCAAAATTATGCAGATATTTTAATGGCTAATTTATATAAAATTAAACCATATGATAAAGAATTTGTAGGAGAGGATTTTGAAGGAAATAAGGTGGTTATTCCACTTCCTATTCTTAAAAATATAAATGAAGTTGGAAATTATTATTATAAACTCTCAAAAAAAGCAAAACAAAAAGCAAAAAATTTACACATTGAAAAAGAGCATTTAAACTCTCAACTTGAATTTTTACAAAATTATAAAAAATTAGTCGAAAATTCAAAAAATATTAGTGATTTAAATACATACCAACCTCCTAAAAAAGAGAAAAAGGAAGATGAAAATATTGCTAAATTTTATTTTGATGATTATTTAATTTTAGTTGGTAAAAATGAAAAAGGAAATATAAAACTACTAAAACAGTCAAATGCAAATGATTTATGGCTTCATATAAAAAATTATCCTGGCTCTCATGTAATTGTAAAAAATAATAAACTTTCATTAAATGATGATATAATTAAAAAAGCTGCAAAATTTGCAATTGCTTTTAGTGGAAAAAATGAAGGGGAAGTTGATTATACAAAAAGAAAGTTTGTAAAAATAAAAGAAGGTGCTAATGTTGAGTATGGAAAATACAGCACTATAAAGGTAAAATTATGA
- a CDS encoding saccharopine dehydrogenase family protein, with protein sequence MANLLIIGAGGVGRVSIFKAAKNKDTFENIVLASRTKSKCDEIAKDIKEKLGVEIKTYSLDANKKENVVELIKKENIDIVCNVALPYQNLPIMHACIETSTAYLDTALAETEDNPDTYYDLQWALDEDFKKAHTMALLGCGFDPGVTSIMVKYAADYLFDEIEEVEIYDCNFGSHGRKFATNFDPEINLRELNLPGKYWENGEWKTTKPFEIQTKHNYPECGEATSILIWHEELESIVKHFPTLKKAKFYMCFSDEYLYHFNALKNVGMFSIEPIEICKNCKISPLQFLAKILPDPQELVKNYKGKTNIGVIVKGKKDGIDKKYYIYNICNHEKAIAETGAHCVSYTTGVPAIIGCKLMAKKIWWDEGVKNVEEFDAKPFFEEMEKQGLPIKIIEIEE encoded by the coding sequence ATGGCTAACTTACTAATAATTGGTGCTGGTGGCGTTGGAAGAGTTAGTATATTTAAAGCTGCAAAAAATAAAGATACTTTTGAAAATATAGTTTTAGCAAGTAGGACTAAGTCTAAATGTGATGAAATAGCAAAAGATATTAAAGAAAAACTTGGAGTTGAAATTAAAACCTATTCACTTGATGCCAATAAAAAAGAAAATGTAGTTGAACTTATAAAAAAAGAGAATATTGATATTGTTTGTAATGTAGCCCTTCCATACCAAAACCTTCCAATAATGCATGCTTGCATTGAAACATCTACTGCTTATCTTGATACAGCTTTGGCTGAGACAGAAGATAATCCAGATACTTATTATGACTTACAATGGGCATTAGATGAAGATTTCAAAAAAGCTCATACTATGGCGTTGCTTGGATGTGGATTTGACCCAGGTGTTACTTCTATAATGGTAAAATATGCAGCTGATTATCTATTTGATGAGATTGAAGAAGTTGAAATTTATGATTGTAATTTTGGAAGTCATGGAAGAAAGTTTGCTACAAATTTTGACCCAGAAATTAATCTAAGAGAATTAAACCTTCCTGGTAAATACTGGGAAAATGGAGAGTGGAAAACTACAAAACCATTTGAAATTCAAACAAAACATAACTATCCTGAATGTGGAGAGGCTACAAGTATTTTAATTTGGCACGAAGAACTGGAAAGTATAGTAAAACATTTTCCAACCCTAAAAAAAGCTAAATTTTATATGTGTTTTAGTGATGAATATTTATATCATTTTAATGCACTTAAAAATGTAGGAATGTTTAGTATTGAACCAATTGAAATTTGTAAAAATTGTAAAATATCTCCTCTTCAATTCTTAGCAAAAATATTACCAGACCCACAAGAATTAGTTAAAAACTATAAAGGTAAAACAAACATTGGTGTTATTGTAAAAGGTAAAAAAGATGGAATAGATAAAAAATACTATATTTATAATATCTGCAACCATGAAAAAGCAATAGCTGAAACTGGTGCTCATTGTGTAAGTTATACAACTGGTGTGCCTGCTATTATTGGATGTAAATTAATGGCTAAAAAGATTTGGTGGGATGAGGGAGTTAAAAATGTTGAAGAGTTTGATGCAAAGCCGTTTTTTGAAGAGATGGAAAAACAAGGACTTCCAATTAAAATAATTGAAATTGAGGAATAA
- a CDS encoding phosphatidate cytidylyltransferase, producing MRERVITSIALIGVILLIGIVDNRFLTSLIVSIIAIIGMFESKKLFEVDDDNVFYFLSFMAILSIFINPILIGVVSVLSVAGYIAFYQKDINLISLSLYPLLPLLILLDLYLKTSMAMIGWLVVIVALTDSFAYLVGKNFARKFFNKGFCKTSPNKSLEGVIGGVLIGTILGSIVGLIFFNFVNSFIIAFSVSVASIFGDLFESYLKRRVGVKDSGNILPGHGGVLDRIDGYLFAAPLMWAIIEAIGK from the coding sequence ATGAGAGAAAGAGTTATTACAAGTATTGCATTAATTGGAGTAATTTTATTAATTGGGATAGTAGATAATCGTTTTTTAACTTCACTTATTGTCTCTATAATTGCAATAATAGGAATGTTTGAGTCTAAGAAATTATTTGAAGTTGATGATGATAATGTATTTTATTTTTTATCATTTATGGCAATTTTGTCTATTTTTATAAATCCAATTTTAATTGGAGTAGTTAGTGTTTTATCAGTTGCTGGATATATTGCTTTTTATCAAAAAGATATTAACTTAATTTCACTTTCTTTATATCCACTATTACCACTTTTGATTTTGCTTGATTTATATTTAAAAACTTCAATGGCAATGATAGGATGGTTAGTTGTAATTGTAGCTTTAACAGATTCTTTTGCTTATTTAGTTGGTAAAAATTTTGCAAGAAAGTTTTTTAATAAAGGATTTTGTAAAACATCTCCTAATAAGTCATTAGAAGGTGTAATTGGAGGAGTGTTAATTGGTACTATTTTAGGAAGTATAGTTGGACTTATATTTTTTAATTTTGTGAATAGTTTTATAATTGCATTTAGTGTAAGTGTGGCAAGTATTTTTGGAGATTTATTTGAGAGTTACTTAAAAAGAAGAGTTGGAGTTAAAGATAGTGGTAACATCTTACCAGGTCATGGAGGAGTGCTTGATAGAATTGATGGATATTTATTTGCAGCGCCTCTTATGTGGGCAATTATTGAAGCAATAGGAAAATAA
- a CDS encoding carbon-nitrogen hydrolase, which translates to MKVSLVQQEYKGSKEKTISHTVEMIKKCNGELVILQELHQNEYFCKCENTKYFDYAESFNEDVEFWRKVSEDKNIVLVTSLFEKVMEGIYYNTAVVFDKGKIAGKYRKTHIPDDPGFYEKFYFTPGDEIEPIDTSIGRLGVLVCWDQWYPEPARIMALKGAEILIYPTAIGWLMCPEDRVDELCEKENTIEEKEKMLNAWMSVQRGHAVANGVYVIAVNRVGKEKDESGVLGGIEFWGRSFIYGPQGEVIKVASDKEEIIEADIDLGSAKEVRKIWPFFRDRRIELYDCIKKMHCKD; encoded by the coding sequence ATGAAAGTCTCTTTAGTTCAGCAAGAGTATAAAGGAAGTAAAGAAAAAACTATTTCTCATACTGTGGAGATGATTAAAAAATGTAATGGTGAGCTTGTAATTTTGCAAGAACTTCATCAAAATGAGTATTTTTGTAAATGTGAAAATACAAAATATTTTGATTATGCAGAGAGTTTTAATGAAGATGTTGAATTTTGGAGAAAAGTAAGTGAAGATAAAAATATAGTATTAGTAACAAGTCTATTTGAAAAAGTAATGGAAGGTATTTATTACAATACTGCTGTTGTATTTGATAAAGGTAAAATTGCTGGAAAATATAGAAAAACTCATATTCCAGATGATCCAGGATTTTATGAGAAATTTTATTTTACACCAGGAGATGAGATTGAGCCAATTGATACAAGTATTGGAAGACTTGGTGTTTTAGTTTGTTGGGATCAATGGTATCCTGAACCAGCTCGTATAATGGCATTAAAAGGAGCTGAAATTTTAATATATCCAACAGCAATTGGATGGTTAATGTGTCCAGAAGATAGAGTAGATGAGTTATGTGAAAAAGAAAATACAATTGAAGAAAAAGAAAAAATGTTAAATGCTTGGATGAGTGTTCAAAGAGGTCATGCAGTAGCAAATGGAGTTTATGTAATAGCAGTTAATAGAGTTGGCAAAGAAAAAGATGAAAGTGGAGTGTTAGGAGGGATTGAGTTTTGGGGGAGAAGTTTTATATATGGTCCACAAGGAGAAGTTATAAAAGTTGCAAGTGATAAAGAAGAAATTATTGAAGCCGATATAGATTTAGGTAGTGCAAAAGAAGTTAGAAAAATTTGGCCATTTTTTAGGGATAGAAGGATAGAACTTTATGATTGTATTAAAAAAATGCATTGTAAGGATTAA
- a CDS encoding phosphoribosyltransferase, whose protein sequence is MKEFYSFNDFSKDIEILANKIKGYNADALLAIARGGLTLGHFLAERLNTREVYAINAISYEGDKKLGYVKIFNLPNLKHKKKIVLVDDISDSGETLKAVKELITKTYPQIEIKTATIFYKEKTKVMPDFYIKEAKNWIVFFWDSEGQEITKKSIKG, encoded by the coding sequence ATGAAAGAATTCTACTCATTTAATGATTTTTCAAAAGATATAGAAATATTAGCTAATAAAATTAAAGGTTATAATGCTGACGCTCTTCTTGCAATAGCAAGAGGTGGATTAACCCTTGGACATTTTTTAGCTGAGAGGTTAAATACAAGAGAAGTTTATGCAATTAATGCTATAAGTTATGAAGGTGATAAAAAATTAGGATATGTAAAAATATTCAATCTTCCAAATCTTAAACATAAAAAAAAGATTGTATTAGTAGATGATATTAGTGATAGTGGAGAAACACTAAAAGCTGTAAAAGAATTAATAACAAAAACATATCCTCAAATAGAAATAAAAACCGCTACAATTTTTTATAAAGAAAAAACAAAAGTAATGCCAGATTTTTATATCAAAGAAGCTAAAAACTGGATTGTATTTTTTTGGGATAGTGAAGGTCAAGAAATTACAAAAAAATCAATTAAAGGATAA
- a CDS encoding saccharopine dehydrogenase family protein encodes MANLLIIGAGGVGRVATFKAAMNEHIFENIVLASKTKSKCDLIAKDIKDRLGIEVKTAEIDAMDVDATAKLIKETNSDIVLNVALPYQDLAIMDACLKAGAHYVDTANYEHPDEAKFEYKLQWAKDEEFKKANLMALLGSGFDPGVTNVFTAYAAQELLDEIEYLDILDCNAGDHGYPFATNFNPEINIREITQKGKFYENGEWKEIEPMSVKFEWEYPGVGKYPSYLLYHEELESLTKNFPSIKRARFFMTFSDKYLWHLRALQNVGMTSIEPIEICDGCKISPMEFLKKVLPDPASLGPRTKGQTHIGVVVTGYKDGTKKRYYIYNICDHQCAFREVGAQCVSYTTGVPAMIGAKMIATKTWFNPGVKNMEEFPAKPFMYALNKHGLPWFIKELPTEGLKIDK; translated from the coding sequence ATGGCTAACTTATTAATAATTGGAGCTGGGGGAGTTGGTAGAGTTGCTACTTTTAAAGCTGCAATGAATGAGCATATATTTGAAAATATTGTATTAGCAAGCAAAACTAAATCTAAATGTGATTTAATTGCAAAAGATATTAAAGATAGACTTGGAATTGAGGTTAAAACAGCCGAAATTGACGCAATGGATGTTGATGCTACTGCAAAACTTATAAAAGAGACTAATTCAGATATTGTTTTAAATGTAGCTCTTCCTTATCAAGACTTAGCAATAATGGATGCTTGTTTAAAAGCAGGGGCTCACTATGTAGATACAGCAAATTACGAACATCCTGATGAAGCTAAATTTGAATATAAACTTCAATGGGCAAAAGATGAAGAATTTAAAAAAGCAAATCTTATGGCACTTCTTGGAAGTGGATTTGACCCAGGAGTTACAAATGTATTTACTGCATATGCTGCACAAGAGCTTTTAGATGAAATAGAGTATCTTGATATTTTAGATTGTAATGCAGGAGACCATGGATATCCATTTGCAACAAATTTTAACCCAGAAATTAATATTAGAGAAATTACACAAAAGGGTAAATTTTACGAAAATGGAGAATGGAAAGAAATTGAGCCTATGAGTGTTAAATTTGAGTGGGAATATCCAGGAGTTGGAAAATATCCAAGTTATCTTTTATATCACGAAGAACTCGAAAGTCTTACAAAAAATTTTCCATCAATTAAAAGAGCAAGATTTTTTATGACATTTTCAGATAAATATTTATGGCATTTAAGAGCACTTCAAAATGTAGGAATGACAAGTATTGAACCAATTGAAATTTGTGATGGATGTAAAATCTCTCCTATGGAGTTTTTAAAAAAAGTATTACCTGACCCAGCAAGTCTTGGACCTCGCACAAAAGGTCAAACTCATATAGGAGTAGTTGTAACAGGTTATAAAGATGGTACGAAAAAAAGATATTATATTTACAATATTTGCGACCATCAATGTGCATTTAGAGAAGTTGGAGCTCAATGTGTAAGTTATACAACTGGTGTGCCTGCTATGATTGGAGCTAAAATGATTGCAACAAAAACTTGGTTCAATCCGGGAGTTAAAAATATGGAAGAATTTCCTGCAAAACCATTTATGTATGCTCTTAATAAACACGGACTTCCTTGGTTTATTAAAGAACTCCCAACAGAAGGTCTTAAAATAGACAAATAA
- a CDS encoding phosphoribosylanthranilate isomerase, which translates to MRVKICGITNYEDAKMCCDAGADALGFVFYKNSPRFIGGRDAREIIKKLPPFITKVALFVNFTPTQINETMKFLKADIAQLHFDVNDEFVSKLNCKYLRVIRAKNKNDIEKFADEYKLVDAYVKEYGGSGKRVALEWFENRDNSKTILAGGLTPENVFEVGRYGFYGVDVSSGVEEYPGKKDKKKVRKFIEVAKYGLR; encoded by the coding sequence ATGAGAGTTAAAATTTGTGGAATTACAAACTATGAAGATGCGAAAATGTGTTGTGATGCAGGGGCTGATGCATTAGGATTTGTGTTTTATAAAAATTCGCCAAGATTTATTGGTGGAAGAGATGCAAGAGAAATTATAAAAAAACTTCCTCCATTTATTACAAAAGTAGCTCTTTTTGTAAATTTTACCCCTACTCAAATTAATGAAACAATGAAATTTTTAAAAGCAGATATAGCACAACTTCATTTTGATGTGAATGATGAGTTTGTAAGTAAGCTTAATTGTAAATATTTAAGAGTAATTAGGGCTAAAAATAAAAATGACATAGAAAAATTTGCAGATGAATATAAATTAGTTGATGCATATGTAAAAGAGTATGGAGGGAGTGGTAAAAGAGTAGCACTTGAATGGTTTGAAAATAGAGATAATTCTAAAACTATTTTAGCAGGTGGACTTACACCTGAGAATGTATTTGAAGTTGGAAGATATGGATTTTATGGGGTTGATGTTAGTAGTGGAGTAGAAGAGTATCCCGGTAAAAAAGATAAAAAAAAGGTTAGAAAATTTATCGAAGTTGCAAAGTATGGTCTTAGATGA
- the rpe gene encoding ribulose-phosphate 3-epimerase, with protein MKIAPSILSADFGKLAEEVKVICNAGADFIHVDVMDGHFVPNMTMGPMIVEAVSKASTKPLDIHFMVENIPFFVDMYAHIKPEFITFHIEEEKHINRVIQQIRNYDIRPGVVLNPATPVSLLEYIVADVDMVLLMSVNPGFGGQKFIPSVIDKIKELRELAIKKNPNLLIEVDGGVNDKNAKLLKEAGADILVAGSFVFKSNDYKKAIESLR; from the coding sequence ATGAAAATAGCACCAAGTATTCTAAGTGCAGATTTTGGTAAATTAGCAGAAGAAGTAAAAGTAATATGTAATGCAGGGGCTGATTTTATTCATGTAGATGTAATGGATGGGCATTTTGTCCCTAATATGACAATGGGACCTATGATAGTTGAGGCTGTAAGTAAAGCAAGTACAAAACCACTTGATATTCATTTTATGGTTGAAAATATTCCATTTTTTGTAGATATGTATGCTCATATTAAGCCAGAATTTATAACATTTCATATAGAAGAAGAAAAACATATAAATAGAGTAATTCAGCAAATTAGAAATTATGATATTCGTCCAGGCGTAGTTCTAAATCCAGCAACACCTGTTAGTTTACTTGAATATATTGTAGCTGATGTTGATATGGTATTACTTATGAGTGTAAATCCAGGATTTGGAGGACAAAAATTTATTCCAAGTGTAATAGATAAAATAAAAGAATTAAGAGAATTAGCAATCAAAAAAAATCCAAATCTTTTAATTGAAGTAGATGGGGGAGTTAATGATAAAAATGCTAAGTTACTAAAAGAAGCTGGGGCTGATATTTTAGTTGCAGGAAGCTTTGTATTTAAAAGTAATGATTATAAAAAAGCAATTGAGAGTTTAAGATGA
- a CDS encoding HAD family hydrolase: MRVILFDLDGTLIDSTEAILDSFRFTFEKFDNKYPGDNEVKKLIGLPLDIMFKKLGIESNIEEYVNTYKNRYRIISKEKTKLLPHSIEAIKEAKKFARLGVVTTKTALYSKELLKHFGLMDYFEVLIGREDVENPKPHPEPILKAIHLMNANKEATWMIGDTCLDMVSAKEAEIKYIGVKFEYENDENFKKCAEIIKENVLDAVLYIKQLEFFPKISAK; the protein is encoded by the coding sequence GTGAGAGTGATATTATTTGATTTAGATGGGACTTTGATTGATTCAACTGAGGCTATTTTAGATAGTTTTAGATTTACTTTTGAGAAATTTGATAACAAATATCCAGGAGATAATGAGGTTAAAAAGTTAATTGGACTTCCACTTGATATTATGTTTAAAAAACTTGGAATTGAAAGTAATATAGAAGAGTATGTTAACACATATAAAAATAGATATAGAATTATCTCAAAAGAAAAAACAAAGCTTTTGCCACATAGCATAGAAGCTATAAAAGAAGCAAAAAAATTTGCAAGACTTGGAGTTGTTACTACTAAAACTGCTCTTTACTCAAAAGAACTTTTAAAACATTTTGGATTGATGGATTATTTTGAAGTGTTAATTGGAAGAGAAGATGTAGAAAATCCAAAGCCTCATCCTGAGCCTATTTTAAAAGCAATTCATTTAATGAATGCAAATAAAGAGGCTACTTGGATGATAGGGGATACTTGTCTTGATATGGTTAGTGCAAAAGAAGCAGAGATTAAATATATTGGTGTTAAATTTGAGTATGAAAATGATGAAAATTTTAAAAAATGTGCCGAAATTATTAAAGAAAATGTTTTAGATGCAGTTTTATATATAAAGCAGTTAGAATTTTTTCCAAAAATCTCTGCTAAATAG